AAGATAACAGAGCTCACGATGACAACAACACGCTTTACACAATTGCCTACTGAGTGGGTAACAGGCGATACTCTTTGCAATATCATGTAAGAAACCTACAAAAGTCATCCCAATAGCTGTAGTGAAAACCCTTCACGTGAAAAATGAATGAGCAGTAGGCACGgcaaaagttttaaaactcctttttttcatttcaaaaggCTGTTTAGCTAAAGATATAGAgattaacatttaaaaattaagaaaaataaactataCGAAAAAGGGACAGTCCACTCGTGAAATTGGCAATCTTACCTGTTGGTATGCATGGAAACAAAGGGCAGCAAGAAGAGACCTAGTGAAGACTTGGTTTACGTTCAATCCCTGTAATGATAGATAGAATTACATTGAAGAGCAAGATATACAACTAAAGAAATTTCTACTGAATTTTGCCTTCTGATTTACTCACAGCTGATTGTAAGTATGCAGGAGTAACCTTGACACCTTCCATGAAGACAGCAACAGGGGACAATAAGAAAAAGGACATGATTGTTATAATTGAAAAGAGGGTGATGTTGTCCATTGAATCCtgattcaagaacaaaaatgttgTTACTTTATCACTCCAACGAGCAAAGACACAGATATTTgctatgaaaaatattttctcctCCATTAGATGTAGAACATGAGTTCCAAATCAATACAAATGCTAACAGAAGTTTCACAGGTAATCAGAAAGATGCATCTGTAGTGATTACCTCTTTTTTCGCCATGACCTTTTTGCTAAGGACATTACGAGATTGATTAGTCAAATTGGATGCCATTGCACTAGAAAATCCGGCCCTTTTACAAGAAATATGATAAATCAGAAATTGCAAAAATAATCCATTTTCAATCATCTACTTAAAAGAGTAGACATGAATATAGACATACTAAAACACTGGTCTTACCAGTTGAAGGAGGCCTCAGTGGCAGATGCCAATGCAACACCGCCAACAATTGGTAGAATGGATGCAACAACCCAGGGAGTAGGAGTCTTCAAGGACACAAAGACAATCGTCAAGAGTTAAGACAACACCAACAATGGGCTTAAGAGATGCAACAACACCAGCATttttctcatggttttaagaGGTTAATGCTCGGACCTCGAGCATAAAAGACTAGAACACTTATTCACTGAAATTCAGGGCGGCTGACGATGTTCTGATTTTGACCAGGAACACAAGCACGtgatacaaaaataaataaataaataagtgacCACGTGTTAGAATACCTCTCCAAGAAACATTGCTGACAGGATAACTGAAAAAAAAGGCTCCATAGCTTTAATTGTGTGGGTGAACGATACGGCCACTTTACCAAGACTCATGTTCGTAAAAAGATTTCCCAATGTGTGAACTAACGCGAGCGGCAGAACAGCAGCAAGCTGTTTAAGTTTAAAGAAGTCAAAACCTCGTAACAAAAGTTTGTGAATATGAAACAGAAAACCTCAAcgaaaattcattattcaaaacAAGTTTCACGTACACAAGTTTCCTAATACTCAAAAGGGGGAATGCCAATTACCTGAGCGCCACTAATCTTAGGCCTTTTGTAGAGATTAAGTCCCCACATAAGAAGAACAAGTACAGTGCCTACAGCAAATTGAACAGCAGTGACAGTTACAGGGAACGGAAACACCTTGAGGACCTGTGAACAAGTAGCGTCAGATATTATCAGTTTTCTCATCTCCTATAGAAGCTagtatttcaattcatgttgATCGATATTTCAAGTTAAAAGTTGAAACGAATGAGCAGGTAGTAAGAGAGAGTTACACGAAACATTGAAGGAGcaatttatttaatgagaCACTAAGGATTTAATTCTGAATTCTGCTGATTATGATTATTTgcagaggaaaaaaaaactctcaaGGTTATTAAACTTTCAAGTATCAACATACCAGCAGGTGCTTAATCATACCTTATCGTTCCTTTTCCATTATCAAGGCCATCACCTAAAAAATCCTATTCACACGCGTCAACGAAGAGAGTTCGATTTTACATCTTCATCGGAACAACTCATTCTCTACCTAGtcgaaatatgaaaatatcgGAACCGAATGGGGAAATTTGGCGCCAATATCTCATAAGCAGGACTCCTGGATAAATCCTCAGACAAGAATATTGACCTAGATAAATACtgaatataataaatagaacGAATCTTACAAGATAATTAAGCATGCAACTAACTAACTTTCTTTCTTGATAGGATCCACATACGGCGCATTATCAAGGCTCTGTTACTCGCGATACAGGCATTCCATGCAAATCGATAAAAAGTAACCACGAATTCTAACAATCGACCACAAAAAATGCAGACACCgtaaaagttcaaagaagaaaaaagaatatatctaACCTGCTTGTTGTAGATGTTAAAGTAGATGTTGAAAAGGTACCAGAGGCCAAACAACAATCCGAGCTCCAACGTTTTCATTAGGTTACCGCCAGCACTGGCGGCCTCCTCTGAGCTTTCCGGAACCGCAGCGGCCTGAACCTTGAAATGATTCGCATCAAAATCCGAAGCAAAAGAAGGTACACCGGTCCATGGGCGGAGTTTCGAGGACGAAAAAGGAGAAGTCGACAAAGTCCAAGATCGCCGGGGCCAAGAGGAAGGAAGACTGACATTGTTCAGGTCACTGAGATCTCTGGAAtttgaagaagacgaagaagatgaTCGAATTGAGTTACATCCAGAGCTGAAGAACGAAGTATGAGGCCTCCGAGGCttgagaagaggaagagaaggcGAAAAGGTGACCGAAGAGCTCTGCATTTCGAACGCCTGAGCTCGAGATCTGAGATCGGAGAAGAGGACGAAGCAAAAGAGAAGGGCCTCGGAGCGTCCGCCGAGGAGAAAGGTTGGTGAAGCAGTGGTGGGTGGCGCAATGCAATAGCGAGAAATGGACTCTTAATATTTGGGGAGTTAACTAGTCAAAATTAAACAACTAATGCCCGATATTTAAACCATTTTATTTCgactttaatatatttatttatttattatcttaNaaaaaaaaaaaaaaaaaaaaaaaaaaaaaaaaaaaaaaaaaaaaactttctgCATTATTTGCGATTATTTTCTCCggacaatttttttattaaaaatgggGGGAAATGGAATAAcagccaaataaaaaataaataaattacaatttatgGTCACATGTGACACATTTTCCACTGATTTTTCCACTTTCCCCATTGGATTAATTCTCTCAAACCAACCCAAAGTGGCCCATGGATTCCGGTTCTGGATGTTAATGGGTTTATCTATTCTATGGGATTGTGacaagagaacgaaacatttttttatagaattgtataaattttttcataccaaacatgtttttaaatcTGAGTCATATATTAGACTGTGTAtcgagagtggattgtgatcctaatattagttggagaggaaaatgaaatatttattataaaggtGTGAGAATTTCTCCCCGCGGCTGCAATAAATACGTTGGGCCTCTAGGATCgaagattgtgagatcctaacATCCATTGAGGATGActaaatattccttataaatatgtgaaaactgttcgatgatgaaagtcccacttTAActagtttataatcaaaaaaTCTATTTGTATGATGCCTCTGGGGaaactcaaagcaaagtcatgagagcttatgctcaaagtggacaatatcataatattgtggagagtcgtgttcttCTAACAAAAACCACACACAGAATTGAGACAGGTGACCCCAACTCcgcttaattaaaaaaaaaaaaaaaatctcttcacattctcttttcattttttatttaaaccatGGATTTTGTCACAAATTAAGTGAATAGGTTGTTCTAAAATGGAaggagtaattttttttttaaaagaaaattctaaatattttaaagtagaAAACATTTGGGCTCTTAAAATTgcattaatttttcattttaaaaatagcattTGGCTATTtgtacaaaaaagaaaattcgattttagaaaaaaaaaaaaaaaactaatttaattttatgtttgtttattaCTTTGTGGGCTTGGAGCCCATTCTTTTGTCTAGATTGGACTCCGTATATATCCACTTGAGCCCAGCCCATCAAAGGGAAATTCGAATTTAAACGCCAGAAAGGTTATCACCGTCGGAATTGTCGTGTAAGAATCAACGGCTGAGATGCAATGTTGATGCTATAAgctgtttataaataaaagaaaaataaaggacTGTGAGGCTAAAAAATTAGCAGCATTTAGATGACAACACTATGAAGGACCACATTGCATCCGACACGTGTCAATCCATCTTCCACGTAGTTCGTAACAAGTGTTGAtgtggaaaaaaagaaaaaagaaaaacagaagtATTGAGGTtatataaggaaaatataCATGTCTTTTTCCCACAAACCCAAATTTATCTCATCTATTATAGTATTGCATTAGGGGTACTTACGTAActtcaatttctaaatttcgGATTAGAGTCGATTTCTCGCGTACAagtttagttattttttaacttcGGGTGACATTGAAGCCAATTCATTCGTCTTGCACAGATCCTTTGATTGAACGGAGAGAAATTCAGCTGAATTTTGGAAGAAGAGGGGAGAATGCATTCGTTGAGCTTCAAGGTTTTGGGTGATTTTAATGCGAGATCGAGGATGAATTTACCGGGACGAGGAAGCTTTTGTGTTCCGGAAATGGAGGTCGGGGCAATGAGGTGTTTTGGGCGCCATCGAGCATTTGGAAGAACTTGTAGGATTGTAGCGTGCGCTTCGGAGAGAAATGGTGATGGTGGTGGAGGAAAACAGAGCCAGAGCTCGAGTACGAGTCCGAGTCGTTCGTTTCTGTCCCGCAGTGAAACTTATGCACTACTGAAACAGCAATTGGAGGTTGCCGCCAAGTCCGAggtctctctctcctctcctctctttctcttacCACCATTTGTCTCGTAAATCAATGTCCTTAAGCTAATTGGAGCCAAAAATTCACGAGTCTGGTGGAATTAGTTGTTTGAGTTTCCAAGTGAAATGGAAGTATGGACGCTTTTCCCCCTGTAATCATCATTGGTACATCGTATTATTGATTACTTCCGTCGGATTATGTTTTAATTGTTAGTTAAATTGACTCCGCATAGATTTTCTGGTTAAGGAGCCTTGCCATACCTATCTAGGTTAATTATGACCAGATATGAGTAGTAGAGGCAAAACAATTATGCAGCTTTCAAATACTACGTTCATCTATGAATTTTTCCTCTATTTATCGCTTGTCAAATCTAGGATTATGAAGAAGCTGCAAGGATACGCGACtcgttaaaattatttgaagagGAAGAGCCAGTTTTGCGTCTTCGAAGATTGATGAAGGAGGCTATTTCTAGTGAGAGATTTGAGGTACACTTTGTTCTAGATCTCATCACTTATTGCCATTCTATTCTACCATGCAATCTTTCATCGTGGAAGTAGAACAAGAATGTAAGTATTCAATTCCAGTGTGATTACTTCAGAGTAGACTTTAATTGAATGTTCTATGTGCCTTTCACATCTTAATACCTTGTTCCAGTTCTGCATAATTGttgttcatttcttcattataCCTTGTTCCAGTTCTGCATAGTTGTTATTCTGGTTCTTCATAATGCTTTGGTTGGCTTCATTTCTGGTTCAAAAAATTATGCAATGAAAGACATAAAAATAGACAAATGCCACGTACTACCCTGTTTTTCCTAATGCTCCGGTTAGCTTCGCTGCAATGAAGGACATAGCCTAGACTAACGCCACCTATTACCCTTTTCTATGAATGACTGGTAAATATAATGACTTCGAGTCCGATAGATAGATCTCTTCATCTGTTTTGGCCCTTGGgggttaataattaaatgtgtATATATTCGATCTCTGTACGAGCTTGGACTGCTGCAATCTCGATGGACTCCATAACTTTATTTCATATCATGATACTGTGTCTTTAGCATTACTTCTTTCCATTGATctgtttacaaaaaaatatttcaggATGCCGCTAAATATCGTGATGAGCTGAATGAAATTGCCCCTCACTGTCTTCTGAAATGTGCAAGTGATGCAACAACTTTGGTACATTTCTTGATCTTCTTATGAATGTTGTTGATGGATTAAATACcatatcatttaattaattattgaagtAACCTACTCCTGCAATCTGAATCAAACCTACTATCATATATACTACCTAATATTGTCTAAACTTCTTTAATTCACAAGgagttagaaaataataatcattccCTCCTTCGGAAAAAATTGATTAGAGCAATGGAGTATTTAGAAGCTAGAATTTACAAAGGAGAGtacaaaaatattgaatatagACAATTTTAATGAGTGATTCTACAGGGTATCAGGGTACAAGTTAGGAGCGTTTACATTGAAGGGCGAAGCCAACCTTCAAAGAATCATTACTTTTTTGCATATCGAATAAGGATAACCAATAATTCAGACCGTCCAATTCAACTTCTCAGAAGACATTGGATTATCACGGATGCAAATGGGAGAACAGAAAACGTCTGGTAAGTTTGACTTGCTTTGGTACTTTCCTCCTTGATTTATTAAGCCTGTGAGGGTGCTCTCCATCTCAACCTGgtcattcttttttaaaattttgcagGGGCGTTGGTGTTATTGGTGAACAACCAGTCATACTTCCTAGGACTGGTTTTGAATATTCATCAGCATGCCCATTAAGTACTGCTAACGGCAGAATGGTTAGAATGATTTTACTCATGATTCTTGcaattaggatttttttttctttctcttcgcTAGCTCTATCAGTTTTTCTGAACCTGGAAACTGAATGCTATAGCGTATTGTTTTGAACTGATTTGTAAATTTACAGTCAAACTTGTTTgataaataaacttaatatTAGCTGTCACGTTTTTTTACCAAGGGAATTTTTAACTCACATGTGGAGTGCGTGCTTCAAACATGATTTCtt
This genomic interval from Cucurbita pepo subsp. pepo cultivar mu-cu-16 chromosome LG20, ASM280686v2, whole genome shotgun sequence contains the following:
- the LOC111783624 gene encoding triose phosphate/phosphate translocator, non-green plastid, chloroplastic-like — encoded protein: MQSSSVTFSPSLPLLKPRRPHTSFFSSGCNSIRSSSSSSSNSRDLSDLNNVSLPSSWPRRSWTLSTSPFSSSKLRPWTGVPSFASDFDANHFKVQAAAVPESSEEAASAGGNLMKTLELGLLFGLWYLFNIYFNIYNKQVLKVFPFPVTVTAVQFAVGTVLVLLMWGLNLYKRPKISGAQLAAVLPLALVHTLGNLFTNMSLGKVAVSFTHTIKAMEPFFSVILSAMFLGETPTPWVVASILPIVGGVALASATEASFNWAGFSSAMASNLTNQSRNVLSKKVMAKKEDSMDNITLFSIITIMSFFLLSPVAVFMEGVKVTPAYLQSAGLNVNQVFTRSLLAALCFHAYQQVSYMILQRVSPVTHSVGNCVKRVVVIVSSVIFFQTPVSPINSIGTGIALAGVFLYSRVKRIKAKPKTA
- the LOC111782842 gene encoding uncharacterized protein LOC111782842; translation: MHSLSFKVLGDFNARSRMNLPGRGSFCVPEMEVGAMRCFGRHRAFGRTCRIVACASERNGDGGGGKQSQSSSTSPSRSFLSRSETYALLKQQLEVAAKSEDYEEAARIRDSLKLFEEEEPVLRLRRLMKEAISSERFEDAAKYRDELNEIAPHCLLKCASDATTLGIRVQVRSVYIEGRSQPSKNHYFFAYRIRITNNSDRPIQLLRRHWIITDANGRTENVWGVGVIGEQPVILPRTGFEYSSACPLSTANGRMEGDFEMKYIDRVGEQSFNVAIAPFSLSILGDSSDAF